One Campylobacter pinnipediorum subsp. caledonicus genomic window carries:
- a CDS encoding ArsS family sensor histidine kinase, which produces MQRSSIFITITTIFLLAFGSILVAFLWLIDYDKQNYARELNNKYSNVAQTNIFYMSGIITEEKYKQSMQNVDMPEIEDEKTKDTILNKSTTIEEISDDLGTVAILLYQKNHYLKIVHLDEIKLLKDKEFQPYRYEVIKVIFWIISFILLLAYIFVIYKLKPLRKLKRQINKFAQNDLENIENVSSGNDEISDVAQAFYDAVLQIKTLNDSRHLFLRNIMHELKTPITKGRLVAEMMDHCKSKERFISIFDKLENLINELAAIEQTTSKIELENKTTCFVDDIIDEAIDIAMIEKDSVEIKENQNLKINVDFKLFSIAVKNMIDNGIKYSTDKKVQIIVNEENIKFISKGEKLKNDLNFFIQPFIKGNNSQKSFGLGLYIVNNILNSHKLNLNYEHKNGLNIFIFDNLKVIIRK; this is translated from the coding sequence ATGCAACGCTCTTCTATATTTATAACAATAACAACTATATTTTTACTTGCATTTGGAAGTATACTAGTTGCATTCTTGTGGCTTATAGACTACGATAAACAAAACTATGCAAGAGAGCTAAATAACAAATACTCAAATGTAGCACAAACAAACATTTTTTATATGAGTGGAATAATAACTGAAGAAAAATACAAACAAAGTATGCAAAATGTTGATATGCCCGAGATAGAAGATGAAAAAACAAAAGATACGATTTTAAACAAGTCAACAACTATAGAGGAAATTTCTGATGATTTGGGAACTGTTGCTATATTACTTTATCAGAAAAATCACTATCTTAAAATAGTTCATCTTGATGAGATAAAACTATTAAAAGATAAAGAATTTCAACCATATAGATATGAAGTTATAAAAGTTATTTTTTGGATAATTTCATTTATACTACTACTTGCCTATATTTTTGTAATATATAAATTAAAACCACTAAGAAAACTAAAACGTCAAATAAATAAATTTGCACAAAACGACCTTGAAAATATAGAAAATGTAAGTAGCGGAAATGATGAAATTTCAGATGTTGCACAAGCGTTTTATGATGCTGTATTGCAGATTAAAACACTAAATGACTCTAGACATTTGTTTTTACGAAATATTATGCATGAACTCAAAACGCCTATAACCAAAGGAAGGTTGGTCGCTGAAATGATGGATCATTGTAAAAGTAAAGAGCGTTTTATATCAATTTTTGATAAGCTTGAAAACTTAATAAACGAATTAGCTGCTATAGAACAAACAACATCAAAAATAGAACTTGAGAATAAGACAACTTGCTTTGTAGATGATATAATAGATGAAGCGATAGATATAGCGATGATAGAAAAAGATAGTGTTGAAATAAAAGAAAATCAAAATCTAAAAATAAATGTGGATTTTAAACTTTTTAGTATAGCTGTAAAAAACATGATAGATAATGGAATAAAATACTCTACAGATAAAAAAGTGCAAATTATAGTAAATGAAGAAAACATCAAATTTATAAGCAAAGGGGAGAAATTAAAAAACGATCTTAATTTCTTTATACAACCATTTATTAAAGGTAATAACTCACAAAAAAGTTTTGGTCTAGGGCTTTATATTGTAAATAATATTTTAAACTCTCATAAATTAAATTTAAACTATGAACATAAAAATGGATTAAATATATTTATTTTTGATAATTTAAAAGTTATAATAAGAAAATAA
- a CDS encoding BCCT family transporter has translation METNFKQSHSFIVFNGSIIVSLAILILSMIFPEATLKYLKDIQNFLSIKFSWFYTLSITVIFFSILYLCISKFGSIKLGPDHAKPQYDNISWFAMLFSAGMGIGIMFFGVGEPLMHFISPPNAEPQSIQAAREAMKITFFHWGFSAWAVYGIVAIVLAFFAYRHNLPLTLRSAFYPIVGDKIYGKFGDIVDIFAVVSTLFGVTTSLGYGVLQVNAGFNHLFGVPISTTTQIIFIAIITVLVTISVLSGLDKGIKILSNTNMALAILFLFFILFLGNTTELLKALVENTGNYISSFVGDTFKLYAYKKQNDAWLGGWTILYWTWWLSWSPFVGLFIAKISRGRSIREFVVGVLFVPAGFTFMWMSFFGNSAISLVQGGFTELVGMVNKDVSLALFIFLEKFPLSSVLSLIATFMIILFFITSADSAALVMDMLCLRGSNKQVKWQRAFWAIMIGVLSATLLYIGGLSALQSMTMIAALPLTLALLGSIYGLFKALNVDIYKKDSQNTIVASFARGGTYDWKERLKGIIEHPDKDDAKGFLNTVARPAFKEVCDEFKNNNLDANLTYNIKDNKIEVVVKLGEEQDFIYGVKLIKTQMPEFASDMLDMYYRGEVYLAEGGQDYDVIGWSKGAIINDIVEQYAKHIHFLYKVRQDLN, from the coding sequence ATGGAAACTAATTTTAAACAATCACATAGTTTTATAGTATTTAATGGTTCTATAATAGTTTCTCTGGCGATCTTGATATTATCAATGATTTTTCCGGAAGCAACTTTAAAATATCTAAAGGATATTCAAAATTTTCTAAGCATAAAATTTAGCTGGTTTTATACGCTTAGTATAACAGTTATATTCTTTAGTATTTTATATCTTTGTATTTCCAAATTTGGAAGCATAAAGCTTGGACCAGATCACGCCAAACCACAATATGATAACATATCTTGGTTTGCTATGCTTTTTTCAGCTGGAATGGGTATAGGTATAATGTTTTTTGGAGTTGGCGAACCACTTATGCACTTCATAAGTCCTCCAAATGCGGAACCTCAAAGTATTCAAGCTGCAAGAGAAGCCATGAAAATAACATTTTTTCACTGGGGCTTTTCAGCTTGGGCTGTTTATGGAATAGTGGCAATAGTTCTTGCATTTTTCGCATATAGACACAATCTGCCGCTTACATTAAGATCAGCATTTTATCCGATAGTTGGAGATAAAATTTATGGCAAATTTGGTGATATTGTAGATATTTTTGCTGTTGTATCGACTCTTTTTGGTGTTACAACATCACTTGGATATGGTGTTTTGCAAGTAAATGCTGGCTTTAATCATTTATTTGGAGTGCCAATTTCAACAACAACTCAAATAATATTTATAGCAATAATAACCGTTTTGGTTACCATATCTGTTTTATCTGGTCTTGATAAAGGCATAAAAATCTTAAGTAATACAAATATGGCTTTGGCTATATTGTTTTTATTCTTTATATTGTTTTTAGGAAACACAACAGAGCTTTTAAAAGCACTTGTTGAAAACACAGGAAATTATATCTCATCCTTTGTTGGTGATACATTCAAGCTATATGCGTATAAAAAACAAAATGATGCTTGGCTTGGTGGTTGGACTATATTATATTGGACTTGGTGGCTATCATGGTCTCCATTTGTTGGTCTTTTTATAGCAAAAATTTCTCGCGGTAGAAGTATAAGAGAATTTGTTGTTGGTGTTTTATTTGTTCCAGCTGGTTTTACATTTATGTGGATGAGCTTTTTTGGAAATAGCGCAATAAGTCTAGTTCAAGGTGGATTTACTGAACTTGTTGGAATGGTAAATAAAGATGTTTCCTTGGCATTATTTATATTTTTAGAGAAGTTCCCACTAAGTTCTGTTTTATCTTTAATAGCGACATTTATGATTATTCTATTTTTTATAACTTCTGCTGATTCAGCTGCATTAGTTATGGATATGTTATGCCTTAGAGGAAGCAATAAACAAGTAAAATGGCAAAGAGCTTTTTGGGCAATAATGATAGGTGTATTATCTGCAACTCTTTTATATATAGGTGGGCTATCAGCCCTTCAGAGCATGACAATGATAGCGGCTTTACCACTAACATTAGCCCTACTTGGATCTATATACGGATTATTTAAGGCTCTTAATGTTGATATATACAAAAAGGATAGTCAAAATACAATAGTAGCCTCATTTGCAAGAGGTGGTACATATGACTGGAAAGAGAGATTAAAAGGTATTATAGAACACCCTGACAAAGATGATGCAAAAGGATTTTTAAATACAGTAGCTCGCCCAGCCTTTAAAGAGGTATGTGATGAGTTTAAAAACAATAATCTAGATGCAAATCTTACATATAATATAAAAGATAACAAAATAGAAGTTGTTGTAAAACTTGGTGAAGAGCAAGATTTTATATATGGAGTAAAACTTATAAAAACGCAAATGCCTGAGTTTGCTTCAGATATGCTTGATATGTATTACAGAGGAGAAGTTTATCTTGCTGAGGGTGGTCAAGACTATGATGTTATTGGATGGAGCAAAGGTGCTATCATTAATGATATCGTTGAGCAATATGCAAAACATATACACTTTTTATATAAAGTTAGGCAAGATTTAAACTAA
- a CDS encoding response regulator transcription factor, whose protein sequence is MSEILMIEDDLELAEILSEYLQSNDFSVTIVAEPYLGLSTLNTKKFDLIILDLTLPGIDGLELCKEIRKAHNIPIIISSARHDITDKVNALDNGADDYLPKPYDPQELLARIKSHLRRENIKTEIENKEKKDLILKEYEHEILFKDKPLNLTVAEYDILRYLMIKQGGAVSREELIYNCESINEDTTNKSIDVIISRIRAKIGENPKEPKYIHAIRGIGYKLVI, encoded by the coding sequence ATGAGCGAAATTTTAATGATAGAAGATGATTTAGAATTAGCCGAAATTTTAAGCGAATATTTACAAAGTAATGATTTTAGTGTAACAATAGTAGCAGAGCCTTATCTTGGGCTCTCTACCTTAAATACTAAAAAATTTGATCTTATTATATTGGATCTAACACTGCCGGGCATAGATGGTCTTGAATTATGTAAAGAAATAAGAAAAGCTCATAATATACCAATTATTATATCAAGTGCAAGACATGATATAACAGATAAAGTAAATGCGCTTGATAATGGTGCTGATGATTATTTACCAAAACCATACGATCCGCAAGAGTTATTAGCAAGAATAAAAAGCCACCTTAGAAGAGAAAATATAAAAACAGAGATAGAAAACAAAGAAAAAAAAGACTTAATATTAAAAGAGTATGAACACGAAATACTTTTTAAAGATAAACCACTTAATTTAACAGTAGCTGAATACGATATATTAAGATATCTCATGATAAAACAAGGTGGAGCTGTAAGCAGAGAAGAGCTTATATACAACTGTGAAAGCATAAACGAAGATACAACAAATAAGAGCATAGATGTAATAATAAGCAGAATAAGAGCTAAAATAGGAGAAAATCCAAAAGAGCCAAAATATATCCATGCCATTAGGGGTATAGGATACAAGTTAGTAATTTAA
- the fbaA gene encoding class II fructose-bisphosphate aldolase, with product MGVLDIVKAGVLTGDDVTKLYSYAKEQGFAIPAVNVVGSDSVNAVLEAAKIANSPVIIQFSNGGASFYAGKSCKNADVLGAIAGAKHVHSLANAYGVPVVLHTDHAARKLLPWIDELIIASAEHKKSFGIPLFSSHMLDLSEESLEENLQTCEEYLKKMSELDISLEIELGVTGGEEDGVDNTGVDNSLLYTQPEDVALAYERLGKISDKFSIAASFGNVHGVYKPGNVVLRPEILKNSQEYVSNKFNTSNKKPVNFVFHGGSGSEIRDIKDAVSYGVIKMNIDTDTQWSFWDGVRKYELKNRDYLQAQIGNPDGEDKPNKKYYDPRKWLRAGEESMVERLQIAFSDLNCLNRN from the coding sequence ATGGGTGTTTTAGATATCGTTAAAGCTGGTGTTTTGACAGGAGATGATGTAACAAAGCTTTACTCTTATGCAAAAGAGCAAGGATTTGCTATACCTGCTGTTAATGTAGTTGGTAGTGATTCTGTCAATGCTGTTTTGGAAGCAGCTAAAATTGCAAATTCACCCGTTATAATTCAATTTAGTAATGGTGGTGCTAGCTTTTATGCAGGAAAATCATGTAAAAATGCTGATGTTCTTGGTGCTATAGCTGGTGCCAAACATGTTCACTCTTTAGCTAACGCTTATGGCGTTCCTGTTGTTTTACATACAGACCATGCTGCTAGAAAATTATTACCATGGATAGATGAGCTTATAATAGCTTCTGCTGAGCATAAAAAAAGTTTCGGAATTCCTCTTTTTAGCTCTCATATGCTTGATCTAAGCGAAGAGAGTTTAGAGGAAAATTTACAAACTTGTGAAGAGTATCTGAAAAAAATGAGTGAGCTTGACATTAGCCTTGAGATAGAACTCGGTGTTACTGGCGGAGAGGAAGATGGTGTTGACAACACAGGTGTTGATAATTCTTTACTTTATACTCAACCAGAAGATGTAGCTCTTGCTTATGAAAGGCTTGGCAAAATTAGCGATAAATTTAGTATAGCTGCTAGTTTTGGTAATGTCCATGGTGTATATAAACCCGGAAATGTGGTTTTAAGACCAGAGATACTTAAAAATTCTCAAGAATATGTTTCAAATAAGTTTAATACAAGCAACAAAAAACCTGTGAATTTTGTATTTCACGGAGGAAGTGGAAGTGAGATAAGAGATATAAAAGATGCTGTAAGTTATGGCGTTATTAAAATGAATATAGATACCGATACGCAGTGGTCTTTTTGGGATGGTGTAAGAAAATATGAGCTTAAAAATAGGGATTATTTGCAAGCTCAAATAGGAAATCCAGATGGTGAAGATAAACCAAATAAAAAATACTATGATCCAAGAAAATGGTTGAGAGCTGGCGAAGAGAGTATGGTGGAGCGTTTGCAGATTGCTTTTTCAGACTTAAACTGCTTAAATAGGAACTAA
- the nth gene encoding endonuclease III → MNKKDRILIIKNRFLKHFEGAKSELIWKNNYELIVCVMLSAQCTDKRVNLITPRLFEEYPSIDDLANANLTSLKLLINSCSFFNNKATNLIKMAKSVVELHNSEIPLNEKDLINLAGVGQKTAHVVLLEAVGANVMAVDTHVFRVSHRLNLSNKKTPELVEKDLCKTFKTELGKLHQAMVLFGRYTCKAIKPQCNECILNDICQSKT, encoded by the coding sequence ATGAATAAAAAAGATAGAATTTTAATAATAAAAAATAGATTTTTAAAACACTTTGAAGGTGCAAAAAGTGAATTAATTTGGAAAAACAACTATGAACTTATAGTTTGTGTTATGCTTTCAGCACAATGCACAGACAAAAGAGTAAATTTAATAACTCCAAGGTTATTTGAAGAATACCCAAGTATAGATGATTTGGCAAATGCAAATTTAACATCCCTCAAACTTTTAATAAACTCATGTAGTTTTTTTAATAATAAAGCCACCAACCTAATAAAAATGGCAAAATCAGTTGTAGAGTTGCATAATTCAGAAATTCCTCTTAACGAAAAAGACTTGATAAACTTAGCAGGTGTTGGACAAAAAACAGCACATGTGGTTTTATTAGAAGCAGTAGGAGCAAATGTAATGGCTGTTGATACACATGTTTTTAGGGTTTCTCATAGATTAAATTTAAGCAATAAAAAAACTCCCGAGCTAGTAGAAAAAGATCTATGCAAAACATTTAAAACAGAGCTTGGAAAGCTTCATCAGGCTATGGTATTATTTGGTAGATATACATGTAAAGCTATAAAACCGCAATGTAATGAGTGTATATTAAATGATATTTGTCAAAGTAAAACATAA
- a CDS encoding rhodanese-like domain-containing protein — MKFIARFFIIFAFIILPDTFASMPMEINLSLDGANPISLNEAEKLSKEKDVYFLDANDERVYKQRHIPNAINVNVSNVLSFLPDNKNIKIVLYGLNSASVEPTEIAIILQKDGYNNLYYMLEGIDAWALSGRKVDSIFHKTERLTQKKIQNYKDGIHDDLLFANLPACRDCHTSPKVVYATKQDKEELFRDKEFVNDNCKTCHKKEKSHFEKSVHSPFVTQDLKEGRKLPNCTDCHGVHIADKNGKVHKELKQLSQENCGVCHEKQQSLYHETFHGKALLLNKPGDAIRVAACYDCHGAHNVLNMDKEESTLHINNRVKTCGECHVDSNINFVGFIAHADHTDAKKYPLLHTAYVFMTGLVIVVFLFFGIHTLLWSMKLIQTRMAYPKEWKEAKQKAHNDKMTVKRFSTLHLIQHLFMASSFLGLAFSGLPQKFYTAPWANKMIELMGGIEVATFIHHLSAVVMFAVFFSHIAEIIVVQTRKGKGFFSRLFDADSLMPRIQDFKDMKAHFLWFFGKGERPQFDRWTYWEKFDYIAVFWGMFIIGFSGLVLWFPTFFSNFMPGWMINLSTLVHSDEALLATGFIFAIHFFNTHFRADRFPMDMVIFSGTLTEEEIKQERKHWYDRLVKNGDLKRLYHENENYAWYKPIAKFAGFAMLITGLVFLFMMIYAYIISIF, encoded by the coding sequence ATGAAATTTATAGCCCGATTTTTTATTATATTTGCATTCATCATTTTACCTGATACTTTTGCTTCTATGCCTATGGAGATAAATTTAAGTTTAGATGGTGCTAATCCTATAAGTTTAAATGAAGCAGAAAAATTAAGCAAAGAGAAAGATGTATATTTTTTGGATGCAAACGATGAAAGAGTTTATAAACAAAGGCATATTCCTAATGCTATAAATGTTAATGTAAGTAATGTGCTAAGTTTTTTACCAGATAATAAAAATATAAAAATAGTTTTATATGGTTTAAACTCAGCATCTGTTGAACCAACAGAGATTGCGATTATCTTGCAAAAAGATGGATATAATAATCTTTATTATATGCTAGAAGGTATTGATGCTTGGGCTTTATCAGGTAGAAAAGTAGATAGTATTTTTCATAAGACTGAGAGATTAACCCAGAAAAAAATACAAAATTACAAAGATGGTATTCACGATGATTTGTTGTTTGCAAATTTGCCTGCTTGTAGAGATTGTCATACATCACCAAAAGTAGTGTATGCAACAAAGCAAGATAAAGAGGAGCTTTTTAGAGATAAAGAGTTTGTGAATGATAATTGTAAAACTTGTCACAAGAAGGAAAAGTCTCATTTTGAAAAAAGTGTGCATAGTCCTTTTGTTACACAAGATTTAAAAGAGGGTAGAAAACTACCAAACTGTACAGATTGTCACGGTGTTCATATAGCTGATAAAAATGGTAAAGTTCATAAAGAATTAAAGCAATTAAGCCAAGAAAATTGTGGTGTATGTCATGAAAAACAACAAAGTTTATACCATGAAACATTTCACGGTAAAGCGCTTTTACTTAATAAGCCCGGCGATGCAATAAGAGTTGCTGCTTGTTATGATTGTCACGGTGCGCATAATGTTTTAAATATGGACAAAGAAGAATCAACGCTACATATAAATAACAGAGTTAAAACTTGTGGTGAGTGCCATGTTGACTCAAATATAAATTTCGTTGGTTTTATAGCTCACGCAGACCACACAGATGCTAAAAAATATCCATTACTACATACAGCTTATGTATTTATGACAGGACTTGTGATAGTTGTATTTTTATTCTTTGGAATTCACACATTGTTATGGTCAATGAAACTTATCCAAACAAGAATGGCGTATCCTAAAGAGTGGAAAGAAGCTAAACAAAAAGCTCATAATGACAAAATGACAGTCAAGAGATTTAGTACTTTACACCTAATCCAGCATTTATTTATGGCTTCTAGTTTCTTAGGACTTGCATTTTCTGGATTACCACAGAAATTCTATACAGCTCCATGGGCTAACAAAATGATAGAATTAATGGGTGGTATTGAAGTAGCTACATTTATACATCACTTGTCTGCTGTTGTTATGTTTGCTGTATTCTTTAGCCATATTGCTGAGATTATTGTGGTTCAGACAAGAAAAGGAAAAGGATTTTTTAGTCGCTTGTTTGATGCTGATTCTCTTATGCCTAGAATTCAAGACTTTAAAGATATGAAAGCTCACTTCTTATGGTTCTTTGGAAAGGGAGAAAGACCACAATTTGACAGATGGACTTATTGGGAAAAATTTGACTATATTGCGGTATTCTGGGGTATGTTTATTATTGGATTTAGTGGACTTGTTTTATGGTTCCCTACATTCTTCTCTAACTTTATGCCAGGTTGGATGATAAACCTAAGCACATTAGTCCATTCAGATGAAGCATTGCTTGCTACTGGATTTATATTTGCTATTCACTTCTTTAATACCCACTTTAGAGCTGATCGTTTCCCTATGGATATGGTTATATTTAGTGGAACTTTAACAGAAGAAGAGATTAAACAAGAGAGAAAGCATTGGTATGACAGATTGGTTAAAAATGGAGACCTTAAAAGGTTATATCATGAAAATGAAAATTATGCTTGGTATAAGCCGATAGCAAAATTTGCTGGATTTGCCATGCTTATTACAGGACTTGTGTTCTTGTTTATGATGATATATGCTTATATAATAAGTATATTTTAA
- a CDS encoding cytochrome c3 family protein — MKRKSLNILSKACIVAFCSFVGFSTLQANDKDVKNTFQNDGYKPRTLIDVTKEDKYFWDYLKENHPVFKFEKEGRLIGKYKLSNRDEEFVDFGGGKQYAQKAGRPTAITYRLAMESFLDFPNKFVGPQKCGECHPAQYAQWERSRHAKTLRWPEELEEVGGDVKQGMYGTDVTILAKGVRPDDVFAIIGTPRTKYGFLDKWLVRGTYHVVDGTLDDPNSKIVAGGNQFSLNWTKFLTPEVAQKIKDEVVPSFPTKMEEFGGNGSYIWGMNSYGASYKKSFKFQPASAYCEVCHSFKFDFKSKEEFLGALGDAKELRKHTISKGISCEECHGAGAHLYGARGAGMASNCERCHQRFQYHEDDAKLNPRKEFNAYFKSSCPACGTEGSQMYSSMHYDKGLRCSTCHDPHEVTANDWKDSYTLTGLKKNCKDCHEPQAEMFKYGGPHAKDNCTGCHMPNMMSCENFPAIQNPDLAGFDNVRASHIWKILVDKDKKTLNPPAGKARDPKVKGWRLAREDGRFFVDLMWSCGRTSFEDPNLVKPGASGCHSVIQSTLPKELHYKDQASIYEDVMKWQNPVKDGYANIEQILRKIDKSLIENKKISNESKTKVLSYAKQAQDILDRIKKDGSWGVHGPKYAKKLIDEALTYANYAQDIIDGKSK, encoded by the coding sequence ATGAAACGAAAATCATTAAATATTTTATCAAAAGCCTGTATTGTAGCCTTTTGTTCGTTTGTTGGATTTTCTACATTGCAAGCAAATGACAAAGATGTTAAAAATACATTTCAAAATGATGGCTATAAGCCTAGAACTTTAATTGATGTGACAAAAGAAGATAAGTATTTTTGGGATTATTTGAAAGAAAATCACCCTGTTTTTAAGTTTGAAAAAGAAGGTCGCTTGATCGGAAAATATAAACTTTCTAATCGTGATGAAGAATTTGTAGATTTTGGTGGCGGTAAGCAATATGCACAAAAAGCTGGTAGACCAACTGCTATTACTTATCGTCTTGCTATGGAATCTTTTTTGGATTTTCCAAATAAATTCGTTGGACCACAAAAATGTGGTGAGTGTCACCCAGCTCAATATGCCCAGTGGGAAAGATCTCGTCATGCTAAAACATTAAGATGGCCAGAGGAATTAGAAGAAGTTGGTGGTGATGTAAAACAGGGTATGTATGGCACTGATGTTACTATTCTTGCTAAAGGTGTAAGACCAGATGATGTTTTTGCTATTATAGGAACTCCTAGAACAAAATATGGCTTTTTAGATAAATGGCTTGTTCGTGGAACTTACCATGTGGTTGATGGTACATTAGATGATCCAAACTCAAAAATAGTTGCTGGTGGTAATCAATTCTCTCTGAATTGGACTAAATTCTTAACTCCTGAAGTTGCACAAAAAATAAAAGATGAAGTAGTTCCAAGCTTCCCGACTAAAATGGAAGAGTTTGGTGGAAACGGTTCTTATATATGGGGCATGAACTCATACGGTGCTAGTTATAAAAAATCATTTAAATTTCAGCCAGCAAGTGCTTACTGTGAAGTTTGTCACAGCTTCAAATTTGATTTTAAAAGCAAAGAGGAATTCTTGGGTGCATTAGGGGATGCAAAAGAACTTAGAAAACATACTATTTCAAAAGGCATATCTTGCGAAGAGTGTCATGGCGCTGGTGCTCACTTGTATGGTGCTAGAGGTGCTGGTATGGCTTCAAATTGTGAAAGATGTCATCAAAGATTTCAATACCATGAAGATGATGCTAAGCTAAATCCAAGAAAAGAATTTAATGCTTACTTTAAATCATCTTGTCCTGCTTGCGGAACAGAGGGTTCTCAAATGTATAGTAGTATGCATTATGATAAAGGATTAAGATGCAGCACTTGTCATGATCCACATGAGGTTACAGCTAATGACTGGAAAGACTCTTATACATTGACTGGATTAAAGAAAAATTGTAAAGATTGTCATGAACCTCAAGCCGAAATGTTTAAATATGGTGGACCTCATGCTAAAGATAATTGTACTGGTTGTCATATGCCAAATATGATGAGTTGCGAAAACTTCCCAGCTATACAAAATCCAGATCTTGCAGGGTTTGATAACGTTAGAGCATCTCATATTTGGAAAATATTAGTTGATAAAGATAAAAAGACACTAAACCCACCTGCTGGAAAAGCTAGGGATCCTAAGGTTAAAGGCTGGAGACTAGCTCGTGAAGATGGAAGATTCTTTGTTGACCTTATGTGGAGTTGTGGTAGAACAAGCTTTGAAGATCCAAATTTGGTAAAACCAGGTGCAAGTGGATGCCATAGTGTAATTCAATCAACACTTCCAAAAGAGCTTCATTATAAAGATCAAGCTAGTATATATGAAGATGTTATGAAATGGCAAAATCCTGTTAAAGATGGATATGCTAATATCGAGCAAATTCTTAGAAAAATAGATAAATCTTTGATTGAAAATAAAAAGATATCAAATGAGTCAAAAACAAAAGTTCTAAGCTATGCTAAACAAGCTCAAGATATCTTAGACAGGATTAAAAAAGATGGTTCTTGGGGTGTTCATGGACCAAAATATGCTAAAAAACTTATAGATGAAGCATTGACATACGCTAATTATGCTCAAGATATCATTGATGGTAAGAGTAAATAG
- a CDS encoding pyridoxal-5'-phosphate-dependent protein, giving the protein MSAKKFESKDLKSLIDLEIAVIKRYYQHTKEVNSFSLIYFKLPDPIYWYEEIFERILRNTDAVVNEGNHFIAILYATNKNGASKLLAGIQEFLNEKPIDLVISYPNDGKDTNTILNKIQDEIIDNYGISLECLKIEEPIDIFEL; this is encoded by the coding sequence ATGTCAGCAAAAAAATTTGAATCTAAAGATCTAAAATCATTAATAGACTTAGAAATTGCAGTTATAAAGAGATATTATCAACATACAAAAGAAGTCAACTCCTTTTCTTTAATATATTTCAAACTTCCAGATCCGATATATTGGTATGAAGAGATATTTGAAAGAATACTAAGAAATACAGATGCTGTAGTTAATGAAGGCAATCATTTTATTGCTATTTTATATGCAACAAATAAAAATGGAGCTAGCAAACTTTTAGCTGGAATCCAAGAGTTTTTAAATGAAAAGCCTATAGATCTTGTTATATCTTATCCAAACGACGGAAAAGATACAAACACGATACTAAATAAAATACAAGATGAAATAATAGACAACTATGGAATTTCACTTGAATGCTTAAAAATAGAAGAACCAATAGATATTTTTGAACTTTAA
- a CDS encoding peptidylprolyl isomerase has translation MKKKIFFTALSFVAAMSLSAAVVATVDGENITDDDIQILLSQAMPGVDTSKLNDDLKKKVIDDIVGRKLLLKEAKSSGIEKDPEFKKALDIARENIAGELYFKKIFDTIKVNDAEVKKFYDENKENFNQPASVQARHILVEKEEDAKSIISSLKKLKGDALNKKFEEIAKEKSIDKGSAVRGGELGWFGQSQMVKPFADAVFSMTKGEVSKNPVKSQFGYHIILKEDMKPAGIIPFKDVKEQIEQNVKMQKFQEVIKQKTDTLRSKAKVQYK, from the coding sequence ATGAAAAAAAAGATATTTTTTACTGCTTTAAGTTTTGTTGCGGCAATGAGTTTGAGTGCTGCTGTTGTTGCTACTGTTGATGGAGAAAATATAACAGATGATGATATTCAGATTCTTTTAAGCCAAGCTATGCCTGGTGTAGATACTTCAAAGTTAAACGATGATTTAAAAAAGAAAGTTATAGATGATATAGTTGGAAGAAAATTATTGTTAAAAGAAGCTAAATCATCAGGAATAGAAAAAGATCCTGAGTTTAAAAAAGCTCTTGATATTGCTCGTGAAAATATAGCTGGAGAGTTATATTTTAAAAAGATTTTTGATACTATAAAAGTTAATGATGCTGAAGTTAAAAAATTTTATGATGAAAATAAAGAAAATTTTAATCAACCAGCAAGTGTTCAAGCAAGACATATATTAGTTGAAAAAGAAGAAGATGCTAAATCTATAATTTCATCACTTAAAAAATTAAAAGGTGATGCCTTAAATAAAAAATTTGAAGAAATTGCAAAAGAAAAATCTATAGATAAAGGTTCTGCTGTAAGAGGAGGAGAGCTTGGTTGGTTTGGTCAATCACAAATGGTAAAACCTTTTGCTGATGCTGTTTTTTCTATGACTAAGGGTGAAGTTTCTAAAAATCCGGTTAAATCACAATTTGGTTATCATATAATTTTAAAAGAAGATATGAAACCAGCTGGAATTATACCTTTCAAAGATGTTAAAGAACAAATTGAGCAAAATGTTAAAATGCAAAAATTTCAAGAAGTTATTAAACAAAAAACAGATACTCTTCGCTCAAAAGCAAAAGTTCAATATAAATAA